Proteins from a genomic interval of Scophthalmus maximus strain ysfricsl-2021 chromosome 22, ASM2237912v1, whole genome shotgun sequence:
- the smap2 gene encoding stromal membrane-associated protein 2 isoform X2, with protein sequence MMTDKSVKDVDRYQAVLNSLVSLEENKFCADCESKGPRWASWNLGIFICIRCAGIHRNLGVHISKVKSVNLDQWTQEQVQCVQEMGNTKAKRLYEAFLPECYQRPETDQSAEIFIRDKYDRKKYMDKVINIQMLRKEKSCDNIPKEPVVFEKMKLKKDISPKTVSHSVTDLLGLDSNATQSPAVPNPPLSHSALDLFSSLPTPSSVSSTKTTPVSSSMPQSRVTASVPENLSLFLDMAPKAEGTVKKLSKDSILSLYASTPSVHASSMANHGLYMNQMGYPTHPYGSYHSLSQTCGMRGAMVTSQIAMMRQQQSSMMGVQQNSMIEVQQNGMMGAQGVTAQPSGMVASSYMTGMSQGMIGQQQHGIMGQQLSGMMGQQQVGGLTTLPHQQVYGAQQSQQLQWNISQMTQHMAGMNLYNTNGMMGSSSPHMGGSTNPSSVHMTAHIWK encoded by the exons gtcCGAGATGGGCATCCTGGAATTTGGGCATTTTTATCTGTATCCGCTGTGCCGGTATCCATCGAAACCTGGGGGTTCACATCTCCAAGGTTAAGTCCGTCAACCTGGATCAGTGGACACAGGAGCAGgtccag TGTGTCCAGGAAATGGGAAATACCAAGGCCAAACGTCTTTATGAGGCTTTCTTACCTGAGTGCTACCAGCGCCCTGAAACAGATCAGTCTGCAGAGATCTTCATCAGGGACAAGTATGATAGAAAGAAGTACATGGATAAGGTCATTAACATCCAGATGCTCAGA aaagaaaagagctgTGATAACATACCCAAGGAACCAGTTGTGTTTGAGAAGATGAAATTG aaaaaagataTCAGCCCGAAAACAGTTTCCCATTCTGTTACAGACCTGCTTGGACTAG ACAGTAACGCAACACAGAGCCCAGCTGTGCCTAATCCacctctgtctcactctgccCTGGATCTCTTCAGCTCTCTGCCAACACCCTCATCTGTTTCCTCCACGAAAACAACG CCTGTTTCCAGCTCTATGCCTCAGAGTAGAGTGACAGCCTCTGTGCCTGAAAATCTCAGTCTGTTCCTGGATATGGCGCCCAAAGCAGAAGGCACTGTCAAGAAACTGTCCAAGGATTCTATTCTCTCCCTGTATGCTTCCACCCCCTCTGTGCATGCTAGCAGTATGGCTAATCACG GCTTGTACATGAACCAAATGGGATACCCAACACACCCGTACGGGTCCTACCATTCTTTATCCCAGACATGTGGAATGAGAGGTGCcatggtgacatcacagatTGCCATGATGAGACAGCAACAAAGCAGCATGATGGGGGTTCAACAAAACAGTATGATTGAAGTACAACAGAATGGCATGATGGGTGCCCAGGGTGTTACGGCTCAGCCCAGTGGCATGGTTGCATCATCCTACATGACAGGGATGAGCCAGGGCATGAttggacagcagcagcatggcaTTATGGGACAGCAGCTGAGTGGGATGATGGGACAGCAGCAGGTTGGAGGTTTAACCACATTACCCCACCAGCAGGTTTATGGAGCGCAGCAATCCCAGCAGCTACAGTGGAACATTTCCCAG ATGACTCAGCACATGGCCGGCATGAATCTTTACAACACCAACGGCATGATGGGATCAAGCAGTCCCCACATGGGAGGTTCAACAAATCCAAGTTCAGTGCATATGACAGCACACATCTGGAAATGA
- the smap2 gene encoding stromal membrane-associated protein 2 isoform X1 produces MMTDKSVKDVDRYQAVLNSLVSLEENKFCADCESKGPRWASWNLGIFICIRCAGIHRNLGVHISKVKSVNLDQWTQEQVQCVQEMGNTKAKRLYEAFLPECYQRPETDQSAEIFIRDKYDRKKYMDKVINIQMLRKEKSCDNIPKEPVVFEKMKLKKDISPKTVSHSVTDLLGLDSNATQSPAVPNPPLSHSALDLFSSLPTPSSVSSTKTTPVSSSMPQSRVTASVPENLSLFLDMAPKAEGTVKKLSKDSILSLYASTPSVHASSMANHAGLYMNQMGYPTHPYGSYHSLSQTCGMRGAMVTSQIAMMRQQQSSMMGVQQNSMIEVQQNGMMGAQGVTAQPSGMVASSYMTGMSQGMIGQQQHGIMGQQLSGMMGQQQVGGLTTLPHQQVYGAQQSQQLQWNISQMTQHMAGMNLYNTNGMMGSSSPHMGGSTNPSSVHMTAHIWK; encoded by the exons gtcCGAGATGGGCATCCTGGAATTTGGGCATTTTTATCTGTATCCGCTGTGCCGGTATCCATCGAAACCTGGGGGTTCACATCTCCAAGGTTAAGTCCGTCAACCTGGATCAGTGGACACAGGAGCAGgtccag TGTGTCCAGGAAATGGGAAATACCAAGGCCAAACGTCTTTATGAGGCTTTCTTACCTGAGTGCTACCAGCGCCCTGAAACAGATCAGTCTGCAGAGATCTTCATCAGGGACAAGTATGATAGAAAGAAGTACATGGATAAGGTCATTAACATCCAGATGCTCAGA aaagaaaagagctgTGATAACATACCCAAGGAACCAGTTGTGTTTGAGAAGATGAAATTG aaaaaagataTCAGCCCGAAAACAGTTTCCCATTCTGTTACAGACCTGCTTGGACTAG ACAGTAACGCAACACAGAGCCCAGCTGTGCCTAATCCacctctgtctcactctgccCTGGATCTCTTCAGCTCTCTGCCAACACCCTCATCTGTTTCCTCCACGAAAACAACG CCTGTTTCCAGCTCTATGCCTCAGAGTAGAGTGACAGCCTCTGTGCCTGAAAATCTCAGTCTGTTCCTGGATATGGCGCCCAAAGCAGAAGGCACTGTCAAGAAACTGTCCAAGGATTCTATTCTCTCCCTGTATGCTTCCACCCCCTCTGTGCATGCTAGCAGTATGGCTAATCACG CAGGCTTGTACATGAACCAAATGGGATACCCAACACACCCGTACGGGTCCTACCATTCTTTATCCCAGACATGTGGAATGAGAGGTGCcatggtgacatcacagatTGCCATGATGAGACAGCAACAAAGCAGCATGATGGGGGTTCAACAAAACAGTATGATTGAAGTACAACAGAATGGCATGATGGGTGCCCAGGGTGTTACGGCTCAGCCCAGTGGCATGGTTGCATCATCCTACATGACAGGGATGAGCCAGGGCATGAttggacagcagcagcatggcaTTATGGGACAGCAGCTGAGTGGGATGATGGGACAGCAGCAGGTTGGAGGTTTAACCACATTACCCCACCAGCAGGTTTATGGAGCGCAGCAATCCCAGCAGCTACAGTGGAACATTTCCCAG ATGACTCAGCACATGGCCGGCATGAATCTTTACAACACCAACGGCATGATGGGATCAAGCAGTCCCCACATGGGAGGTTCAACAAATCCAAGTTCAGTGCATATGACAGCACACATCTGGAAATGA
- the smap2 gene encoding stromal membrane-associated protein 2 isoform X3: protein MMTDKSVKDVDRYQAVLNSLVSLEENKFCADCESKGPRWASWNLGIFICIRCAGIHRNLGVHISKVKSVNLDQWTQEQVQEMGNTKAKRLYEAFLPECYQRPETDQSAEIFIRDKYDRKKYMDKVINIQMLRKEKSCDNIPKEPVVFEKMKLKKDISPKTVSHSVTDLLGLDSNATQSPAVPNPPLSHSALDLFSSLPTPSSVSSTKTTPVSSSMPQSRVTASVPENLSLFLDMAPKAEGTVKKLSKDSILSLYASTPSVHASSMANHAGLYMNQMGYPTHPYGSYHSLSQTCGMRGAMVTSQIAMMRQQQSSMMGVQQNSMIEVQQNGMMGAQGVTAQPSGMVASSYMTGMSQGMIGQQQHGIMGQQLSGMMGQQQVGGLTTLPHQQVYGAQQSQQLQWNISQMTQHMAGMNLYNTNGMMGSSSPHMGGSTNPSSVHMTAHIWK from the exons gtcCGAGATGGGCATCCTGGAATTTGGGCATTTTTATCTGTATCCGCTGTGCCGGTATCCATCGAAACCTGGGGGTTCACATCTCCAAGGTTAAGTCCGTCAACCTGGATCAGTGGACACAGGAGCAGgtccag GAAATGGGAAATACCAAGGCCAAACGTCTTTATGAGGCTTTCTTACCTGAGTGCTACCAGCGCCCTGAAACAGATCAGTCTGCAGAGATCTTCATCAGGGACAAGTATGATAGAAAGAAGTACATGGATAAGGTCATTAACATCCAGATGCTCAGA aaagaaaagagctgTGATAACATACCCAAGGAACCAGTTGTGTTTGAGAAGATGAAATTG aaaaaagataTCAGCCCGAAAACAGTTTCCCATTCTGTTACAGACCTGCTTGGACTAG ACAGTAACGCAACACAGAGCCCAGCTGTGCCTAATCCacctctgtctcactctgccCTGGATCTCTTCAGCTCTCTGCCAACACCCTCATCTGTTTCCTCCACGAAAACAACG CCTGTTTCCAGCTCTATGCCTCAGAGTAGAGTGACAGCCTCTGTGCCTGAAAATCTCAGTCTGTTCCTGGATATGGCGCCCAAAGCAGAAGGCACTGTCAAGAAACTGTCCAAGGATTCTATTCTCTCCCTGTATGCTTCCACCCCCTCTGTGCATGCTAGCAGTATGGCTAATCACG CAGGCTTGTACATGAACCAAATGGGATACCCAACACACCCGTACGGGTCCTACCATTCTTTATCCCAGACATGTGGAATGAGAGGTGCcatggtgacatcacagatTGCCATGATGAGACAGCAACAAAGCAGCATGATGGGGGTTCAACAAAACAGTATGATTGAAGTACAACAGAATGGCATGATGGGTGCCCAGGGTGTTACGGCTCAGCCCAGTGGCATGGTTGCATCATCCTACATGACAGGGATGAGCCAGGGCATGAttggacagcagcagcatggcaTTATGGGACAGCAGCTGAGTGGGATGATGGGACAGCAGCAGGTTGGAGGTTTAACCACATTACCCCACCAGCAGGTTTATGGAGCGCAGCAATCCCAGCAGCTACAGTGGAACATTTCCCAG ATGACTCAGCACATGGCCGGCATGAATCTTTACAACACCAACGGCATGATGGGATCAAGCAGTCCCCACATGGGAGGTTCAACAAATCCAAGTTCAGTGCATATGACAGCACACATCTGGAAATGA
- the smap2 gene encoding stromal membrane-associated protein 2 isoform X4 codes for MGNTKAKRLYEAFLPECYQRPETDQSAEIFIRDKYDRKKYMDKVINIQMLRKEKSCDNIPKEPVVFEKMKLKKDISPKTVSHSVTDLLGLDSNATQSPAVPNPPLSHSALDLFSSLPTPSSVSSTKTTPVSSSMPQSRVTASVPENLSLFLDMAPKAEGTVKKLSKDSILSLYASTPSVHASSMANHAGLYMNQMGYPTHPYGSYHSLSQTCGMRGAMVTSQIAMMRQQQSSMMGVQQNSMIEVQQNGMMGAQGVTAQPSGMVASSYMTGMSQGMIGQQQHGIMGQQLSGMMGQQQVGGLTTLPHQQVYGAQQSQQLQWNISQMTQHMAGMNLYNTNGMMGSSSPHMGGSTNPSSVHMTAHIWK; via the exons ATGGGAAATACCAAGGCCAAACGTCTTTATGAGGCTTTCTTACCTGAGTGCTACCAGCGCCCTGAAACAGATCAGTCTGCAGAGATCTTCATCAGGGACAAGTATGATAGAAAGAAGTACATGGATAAGGTCATTAACATCCAGATGCTCAGA aaagaaaagagctgTGATAACATACCCAAGGAACCAGTTGTGTTTGAGAAGATGAAATTG aaaaaagataTCAGCCCGAAAACAGTTTCCCATTCTGTTACAGACCTGCTTGGACTAG ACAGTAACGCAACACAGAGCCCAGCTGTGCCTAATCCacctctgtctcactctgccCTGGATCTCTTCAGCTCTCTGCCAACACCCTCATCTGTTTCCTCCACGAAAACAACG CCTGTTTCCAGCTCTATGCCTCAGAGTAGAGTGACAGCCTCTGTGCCTGAAAATCTCAGTCTGTTCCTGGATATGGCGCCCAAAGCAGAAGGCACTGTCAAGAAACTGTCCAAGGATTCTATTCTCTCCCTGTATGCTTCCACCCCCTCTGTGCATGCTAGCAGTATGGCTAATCACG CAGGCTTGTACATGAACCAAATGGGATACCCAACACACCCGTACGGGTCCTACCATTCTTTATCCCAGACATGTGGAATGAGAGGTGCcatggtgacatcacagatTGCCATGATGAGACAGCAACAAAGCAGCATGATGGGGGTTCAACAAAACAGTATGATTGAAGTACAACAGAATGGCATGATGGGTGCCCAGGGTGTTACGGCTCAGCCCAGTGGCATGGTTGCATCATCCTACATGACAGGGATGAGCCAGGGCATGAttggacagcagcagcatggcaTTATGGGACAGCAGCTGAGTGGGATGATGGGACAGCAGCAGGTTGGAGGTTTAACCACATTACCCCACCAGCAGGTTTATGGAGCGCAGCAATCCCAGCAGCTACAGTGGAACATTTCCCAG ATGACTCAGCACATGGCCGGCATGAATCTTTACAACACCAACGGCATGATGGGATCAAGCAGTCCCCACATGGGAGGTTCAACAAATCCAAGTTCAGTGCATATGACAGCACACATCTGGAAATGA